One Vitis vinifera cultivar Pinot Noir 40024 chromosome 15, ASM3070453v1 genomic window, AATTAGATACATATACAAAGCACAAAATTTAAACTAGAATGAAGAAgatcaagaaagagaaaagaaaagaaaagaaaaagcctCCAGATTTTGAAGATCCaatgaaacttaaaaaaaaaaaaaaacctccaaaTTTTGCTTTCCAAATGAGGTAATaagaggtttttatttttatttttatttttattttattttatttatttttttaacttttatataagatacaagAACTCTTAGAGGGTTACATTATGTAagtaatacttttaaaaaaatgtttaaaaaaattatgaatactaaaaattttactacctcggattttaaatttttaaaaaattatttttaaggaaataaggtaaatctatacattttatataagaaattttacttttataaacaaatttctgattttttttttttgaagtgtatccaaatggaCACTAAACTATCTAGTTTCGAATTTTTACAACTTTGAATTGGATTTTATGGTAAACTAATTTACACTATGATGCATGGATTCATCTTAGATTCcatctataaattttttaattatctaatatAAGACATTATATTAATgggttgaattaataatttaattataatttatttggcaactttcttccttcaaatatataaaacgaaaataaattttaaaaaaataaaaaaaatgaaaaaaaagcttatttaatagtttttctAAGATGATTTTGTAGAGTGTTAGTTTATAGttttaactttatttcattttacttttaactttatttattgAGGTATGTTCTTTTTTGAAACTCTTGTTTAGATTTTATAGAGAATAtagatttaagaaaaaaatgaaatttaaataagatAAGAATAAAGAAACGCAAAAGGTGGATGGATTTTTTTAAGGCAAAAGTTTGATAATTGGTACTATCATGTAACAGGTGAAATTTTTAAATGCTCAACAAAGGctagaaaaatttaaattaaaagctCGACATGTACCTTTTCAACCAAGAAGAGTGATTGTTGAATTTTGTTGTCAAGTTCACTTTTCAAATCTATTTCTTGAAATAGTATCTCCACTTTATCACAATCCCACACTTCCAATTCTTTTAAAAGTGGCCATCTTGAAGTAAACCTTCCGAAGCAAAATCTTTGGAGTTGGGGTAAAGCATTGAGTGTGAGAGAGGTTAGTCTAGGGAATAAGAATAAAGATGTTGCTTCATCTTCATTCTCATTAGCAACAATTGCCTCTAGTACTTCACAAAAGGATATCTTTAGGTCCTCAAGTTGCACAAGGACTTTCGCCACGGAAAGGGGAAAAACATTCAGCAATTCATCACAGCCAATTAATTCCAAGCCCTTTAGTTTGGAAAAGGAATTTGTTGGAAGTTGGTTGTGCCACAATGCTTTCAGATTATCTAGACGACGTACACGCAAGGACTCCAAGGCAGGGAATGCAGCCTATGCAATTGATCATCCATTTGATTAATACATTCTCAATAACTAGACACGTATAAATAGAACAAGAGAGGTGGAGGTGAATATGTCAATATGAAAAAGcacaaaataaattcataattttatctGCGTATTTTCTACATTATATGAAACTAAACTAGACCTCACTACAAGCAGCTTGAAACTCATTTAGAAggaaagtttatttttattaattgtcTAAAACTAATAGACTTCTCATTATATAATACTTTggttttagtatttttcatttattcattctCCAATACaattttactaacttaaaacaAGTAGAGCATTTATATGTTGGAGTAATAtgtatatgattattttatcctaaatttttttgattaattaattatcatttttaaaaggttttattgATGTGATTTGATAAATGgtcatattaataatattagaacataaaaacaaattaactatattttatctaatatttaccaaaatattgATTTACTATCAcaaattatgtaattaaaaatataaaataaaatattggtttCCAATAACTCCAACCTCGTCATTttattaatatctatattttgtttttctttttcttcttctacatTTTGTTTGGTGATAGTTATTTTTGGGCTATAAACAAagtatttcatattttaaaactttataacTCTtataattagtatttcattcATTCCAAAATCGATTCTTCTCCCTTGCTATTGGTTtagaatacaaaaataaatttataagtttCTTTAAACGATATTAGTATCAATTATTCCTTTCAtgaaaataaagagagtttaatattgaaagaaaattaacaaaaatatttatgttaaaaatagttaagcaaaaaatcatataataaaaaagaatgaattaagccttcaaattattaaaaaaattaacataataaattcatgaaaaaagaaaagtgaagatTAGGCCTTAAAATTTattcagaaaaataaaataaagataataaatgtatgataaataagaaaatataagaaaggaAGGAAGACAAGTACAAGTACattttactaaaattttatataattttggttttaaagtttactttttaattctggtttttattttttagaatatatttatttagtgTAAAAGTAGTGTAAATAAATACTAGTAATGGCAGAAATTAGATATCGAGTAGTAAGATACCTGTTGACTGAAAAATGTCATTGACTCCTGGGTACCACTGCATCTTGTGGAGTAGAAGCTAATGAGCTCTGGGAGATCACTCAACTCCAAATGTTGCAGTTGAGGAAAAGCTGATTCCCTTCCATGTTGTGTGGGAAGAGAGAAAACATATTTCAACCTCTCACAACTCTCTAGTCTTAGAATTCTTAAGTTACCAAAAGACCCCATCGGAATTGGGCCATGGCATACTGCCTCCAAGTTATCTAGGCCATCAAGGATCAGTTCCTCCAACATACAGAAGGTATTAGGTGGTGGAACCCATTCCACTGAAGTACTGGAATGAAGGATGTATTGAACGGTAGGACATCCAGAGAGAGTGAGATACTTGAGTTCAACGAAACCTTCCTTGTCTAACTCATAAACCACATGCTTAGTATCATCCAATTCCCCCAAGTCTAGAACTTGACTTCTCTTCAACAGCTTGGAGAAGCACTTCACCATATAAAGACTTGTAACCCCTTGAAACACCAACCTTCTTGAGGAGGCTTTATACTCATCATTTCGTATCCGGTAAGGGCTTATTACTATTGAATATCTGGTCAAGTTGAGGTTTTCGAAGGGCACGCCATCTTCTGGAAACAAACTGAGATTTGATAGTTGTAACTCCAAAGTCCTCAAACTAGACAGGTGTTTCAGCTCAGAAAGGCAAGCATTAATTCTTTCTCCCCTATTAAATCCTTCCGCCTCCCATTCAATACGAAAACTTCCTTTCATACTCAAATACTCTAATTGGGATAGACTTGATATAACATTTCGTGGAATTACTTCAAGGCTATCGCAATACCGCAAATCCAACATCCTTAGATCACTCAATTGCGCCACTTCATTTGGCAGCTGTTCAATGTTGGACTCTGCCAAACTAAGGACTTGTAGTTTCTTCAGTTCTCCAATTACTGTTATGTCTTGGATCTGGCATTGATTTAGACGCAATgtttgaagatttgaaagaaaacCAAGTGATGAAGGAGATGGTGTAAGAGACACTTTAGACAAATCTAAAATTCTGAGTTGTTTGGTGTCTTGGAAAAAGGCATCTGGAATTTTCAAATAAGGATCATCATTACTTGAATTCAATAAAAAGAATTCAAGTTGCGGACATACCAAGCCCTGTGGAAGCTCATCCATATTTCTGCATATCAAAGAGATGCGAGTGCAATTTCTGCACTCATCCGTCTTCTGCCATTCTCGTAATTCAGCAGCTTCTTGTGATCCAACAGCTTCTCTCACCACAAATCGATGAGGATCTTTGGATGCAATTGATCTGGCAACATCACGAACAACATCATGCATTCTGACAAAAGCTTGATCAAAAAGCAAGCTCGAAGAGCTATCACCATCTCCTTCATGGTCAAGCAACAAGCTTGAGACTTTGAGGTTTTCCACCAATgtaattagtttatttattgCTTTCTCCCATGAATATGTTCTTtcaaacaaattcaaacacataGCAAATTGTAGCAAGCGATCCATGGAAATATCACCATCCCCCAGCAAAGCGCAAAGTAAAAACAATGACTTTACTTCATCACCTTCCAAATGGTTGTAGCTCAGCTCCAGACATGAGTAGACGCCTTTAGTTACTCCTCTGATGTTTGTTGGTGCAGACCTTCTCAGTTCTTCCAACGCATTCTCCCATACACCCACCATCTCACCTCTTAATGCATTTGCAATGGTGACAATTGCAACTGGTAGACCGTCACATTTTTTAGCTACATCAACTGCTATGGGACGCAGTTCAGGCTTCTCCACGGATTCACCTGCTGTCTTCTTGAATAAATTCCAGGCTTCATCTTCACTTAAATGTTGAAGATGGAACTCCTTTTGAGTATACATATCTTTAGATAAAACCTGACGCTCCCGGGAAGTCAGCAGCACTTTGCACCCCTTGTGATCATCTCCATAAGGAATTCCTATTTTTCCCAACCCAAGTTTCTCCCAGATATCATCTAAGATCACCAggattttcttctctctcttcaaCCTTTGCATCAGGCGACCTGCTCTATCCTCCCCCGCCTCAAATTTCAAACCCAACATTCTTGcaattttttcttgaatttctgTGATGTTGGGAGTTTGGGATATGTGTAACACCAGGACCACCTTGTGAAAGAGCTTGTCTTCCTCCGCTTGTTGAGCTACTTGTTTGACAAGAGTGGTTTTGCCCACGCCGCCCATTCCCCAGACACCGAGCATGCGCATATCTTCGTTTCTCAAGGCCTCCATAATTTGGTTAAAAGTAGACTCTCTTGACTGGAAAGCCTCATAATCTTTGAAAGATGCAGAGCTGATGaatggaggaggaggaggaggagcgCGATGCGATACTCTGCCACCAAAGTTATGAGCTTCTTGGATTTTATCAACAATCTCCGCAGCCTGCTTCTTTGCTTGCTTGCTTAGCTGGTAGCGGGACTTTAAATAGAAACAGCTCTTGCTTGCTTTCCTTTCATCTTCATTGAAATCATCTCTCTTTTGGATGATCCCTTCTGCATACGTCAGCCACTCCTGAACATCAGAAAAGATTTCATCCCTTTGCCTATTAGCATCATCCACAGGTATCTGCAGCCTCTCCCTTTCAAGATGGAGACTCTGAATTTTTTGGTTGAGATCCGTAATGTTGTGACGGTAGTTAACCACATAACCCAGTGGACGTATAATTGGACCAACCAGGTACTCTGCAACTTTTGCTGCAACGGAAATAACAATGTCAACCATTTCCAACTTCTTTTTTCTAGAAATAGATGGGAATTGAGCAAAGGCAGATAAAGAATTAATAGAGCAACCACAGCAGGAGAAAGACAATACACGAGattgatatttgattgaaaCTGTTGTGACAGAAGAAATGGAAGGCTTGAGGTATAAAAAGAGCAGAGTTTGTGGAAGAGAGctggattgtttttttttctttcaggaagagaggagaggagaggagaggagagacAGAAATCAGGAAAGTGGAAAAGGAGAGTGATTACtggtaaagaagaagaaatagttgataaaaaagagaaaagggttACAGAGTGAAGAGATTGAGAAAGCTTTGGATTTTGGAATTCAGTGATCCCCAAAACGAAATAAGTAAAAGGCTTTCTGGCAAGAGGGAGAGACGgagagaaggaaaatgaaaaaatgggaAACAGCAGTGAGTATTGGGTGATAAATCGACGAGGAAACGGTTGTTTTGGTGAAAGGAGAAAGGAGAGCAGCAAGCCAACTTCAGAATAGCAGAACAGCAGAATTGCAGATTCCTGAATGTGAAAATAGTTTGGTTAGAAGGAAAGGGTGTTTTATTAATAATAGGAAAACAAGTGATGGCACGCATGGAATCTTCTGAGTTCTTGCTTTATGGACTTTCGCCACCTAACCTCCATTACTCACCATCATCATACTATTATTATATTCacagaatttttaaaaaatataacaattaaaaCTTCCATTTCTAAATTTACGGTATCTCATGataactcaaataaaaaattgcattCAATTTAAGCATCATATTTTGATGTTATATTTTTCagatataactttaaattttaaaatttataccaaaattgtttttttcaaaaataattaatatgtaCCTATAATTAAGAAGACTTCACTATATTTATAATCTCAAAAACTTTATGG contains:
- the LOC100855173 gene encoding probable disease resistance protein At4g27220 isoform X2 → MVDIVISVAAKVAEYLVGPIIRPLGYVVNYRHNITDLNQKIQSLHLERERLQIPVDDANRQRDEIFSDVQEWLTYAEGIIQKRDDFNEDERKASKSCFYLKSRYQLSKQAKKQAAEIVDKIQEAHNFGGRVSHRAPPPPPPFISSASFKDYEAFQSRESTFNQIMEALRNEDMRMLGVWGMGGVGKTTLVKQVAQQAEEDKLFHKVVLVLHISQTPNITEIQEKIARMLGLKFEAGEDRAGRLMQRLKREKKILVILDDIWEKLGLGKIGIPYGDDHKGCKVLLTSRERQVLSKDMYTQKEFHLQHLSEDEAWNLFKKTAGESVEKPELRPIAVDVAKKCDGLPVAIVTIANALRGEMVGVWENALEELRRSAPTNIRGVTKGVYSCLELSYNHLEGDEVKSLFLLCALLGDGDISMDRLLQFAMCLNLFERTYSWEKAINKLITLVENLKVSSLLLDHEGDGDSSSSLLFDQAFVRMHDVVRDVARSIASKDPHRFVVREAVGSQEAAELREWQKTDECRNCTRISLICRNMDELPQGLVCPQLEFFLLNSSNDDPYLKIPDAFFQDTKQLRILDLSKVSLTPSPSSLGFLSNLQTLRLNQCQIQDITVIGELKKLQVLSLAESNIEQLPNEVAQLSDLRMLDLRYCDSLEVIPRNVISSLSQLEYLSMKGSFRIEWEAEGFNRGERINACLSELKHLSSLRTLELQLSNLSLFPEDGVPFENLNLTRYSIVISPYRIRNDEYKASSRRLVFQGVTSLYMVKCFSKLLKRSQVLDLGELDDTKHVVYELDKEGFVELKYLTLSGCPTVQYILHSSTSVEWVPPPNTFCMLEELILDGLDNLEAVCHGPIPMGSFGNLRILRLESCERLKYVFSLPTQHGRESAFPQLQHLELSDLPELISFYSTRCSGTQESMTFFSQQAAFPALESLRVRRLDNLKALWHNQLPTNSFSKLKGLELIGCDELLNVFPLSVAKVLVQLEDLKISFCEVLEAIVANENEDEATSLFLFPRLTSLTLNALPQLQRFCFGRFTSRWPLLKELEVWDCDKVEILFQEIDLKSELDNKIQQSLFLVEKVALPNLESLFVGTLDNIRALRPDQLPANSFSKLRKLEVILCNKLLNLFPLSVASALVQLEDLWISWSGVEAIVANENEDEAAPLLLFPNLTSLTLRYLHQLKRFCSGRFSSSWSLLKKLEVDNCDKVEILFQQIGLECELEPLFWVEQVAFPSLESLFVCNLHNIRALWPDQLPANSFSKLRKLRVSKCNKLLNLFPLSMASALMQLEDLHISGGEVEAIVTNENEDEAAPLFLFPNLTSLTLRDLHQLKRFCSGRFSSSWPLLKKLEVLDCDKVEILFQQISLECELEPLFWVEQEAFPNLEELTLSLKGTVEIWRGQFSRVSFSKLSVLTIKEYHGISVVIPSNMVQILHNLEKLEVRMCDSVNEVIQVEIVGNDGHELIDNEIEFTRLKSLTFYHLPNLKSFCSSTRYVFKFPSLETMKVGECHGMEFFCKGVLNAPRLKSVQDEFFRRILAR
- the LOC100855173 gene encoding probable disease resistance protein At4g27220 isoform X1, translating into MVDIVISVAAKVAEYLVGPIIRPLGYVVNYRHNITDLNQKIQSLHLERERLQIPVDDANRQRDEIFSDVQEWLTYAEGIIQKRDDFNEDERKASKSCFYLKSRYQLSKQAKKQAAEIVDKIQEAHNFGGRVSHRAPPPPPPFISSASFKDYEAFQSRESTFNQIMEALRNEDMRMLGVWGMGGVGKTTLVKQVAQQAEEDKLFHKVVLVLHISQTPNITEIQEKIARMLGLKFEAGEDRAGRLMQRLKREKKILVILDDIWEKLGLGKIGIPYGDDHKGCKVLLTSRERQVLSKDMYTQKEFHLQHLSEDEAWNLFKKTAGESVEKPELRPIAVDVAKKCDGLPVAIVTIANALRGEMVGVWENALEELRRSAPTNIRGVTKGVYSCLELSYNHLEGDEVKSLFLLCALLGDGDISMDRLLQFAMCLNLFERTYSWEKAINKLITLVENLKVSSLLLDHEGDGDSSSSLLFDQAFVRMHDVVRDVARSIASKDPHRFVVREAVGSQEAAELREWQKTDECRNCTRISLICRNMDELPQGLVCPQLEFFLLNSSNDDPYLKIPDAFFQDTKQLRILDLSKVSLTPSPSSLGFLSNLQTLRLNQCQIQDITVIGELKKLQVLSLAESNIEQLPNEVAQLSDLRMLDLRYCDSLEVIPRNVISSLSQLEYLSMKGSFRIEWEAEGFNRGERINACLSELKHLSSLRTLELQLSNLSLFPEDGVPFENLNLTRYSIVISPYRIRNDEYKASSRRLVFQGVTSLYMVKCFSKLLKRSQVLDLGELDDTKHVVYELDKEGFVELKYLTLSGCPTVQYILHSSTSVEWVPPPNTFCMLEELILDGLDNLEAVCHGPIPMGSFGNLRILRLESCERLKYVFSLPTQHGRESAFPQLQHLELSDLPELISFYSTRCSGTQESMTFFSQQAAFPALESLRVRRLDNLKALWHNQLPTNSFSKLKGLELIGCDELLNVFPLSVAKVLVQLEDLKISFCEVLEAIVANENEDEATSLFLFPRLTSLTLNALPQLQRFCFGRFTSRWPLLKELEVWDCDKVEILFQEIDLKSELDNKIQQSLFLVEKVALPNLESLFVGTLDNIRALRPDQLPANSFSKLRKLEVILCNKLLNLFPLSVASALVQLEDLWISWSGVEAIVANENEDEAAPLLLFPNLTSLTLRYLHQLKRFCSGRFSSSWSLLKKLEVDNCDKVEILFQQIGLECELEPLFWVEQVAFPSLESLFVCNLHNIRALWPDQLPANSFSKLRKLRVSKCNKLLNLFPLSMASALMQLEDLHISGGEVEAIVTNENEDEAAPLFLFPNLTSLTLRDLHQLKRFCSGRFSSSWPLLKKLEVLDCDKVEILFQQISLECELEPLFWVEQVALPGLESLYTDGLDNIRALCLDQLPANSFSKLRKLQVRGCNKLLNLFPVSVASALVQLEDLYISASGVEAIVANENEDEASPLLLFPNLTSLTLFSLHQLKRFCSGRFSSSWPLLKELEVVDCDKVEILFQQINLECELEPLFWVEQEAFPNLEELTLSLKGTVEIWRGQFSRVSFSKLSVLTIKEYHGISVVIPSNMVQILHNLEKLEVRMCDSVNEVIQVEIVGNDGHELIDNEIEFTRLKSLTFYHLPNLKSFCSSTRYVFKFPSLETMKVGECHGMEFFCKGVLNAPRLKSVQDEFFRRILAR
- the LOC100855173 gene encoding probable disease resistance protein At4g27220 isoform X5: MVDIVISVAAKVAEYLVGPIIRPLGYVVNYRHNITDLNQKIQSLHLERERLQIPVDDANRQRDEIFSDVQEWLTYAEGIIQKRDDFNEDERKASKSCFYLKSRYQLSKQAKKQAAEIVDKIQEAHNFGGRVSHRAPPPPPPFISSASFKDYEAFQSRESTFNQIMEALRNEDMRMLGVWGMGGVGKTTLVKQVAQQAEEDKLFHKVVLVLHISQTPNITEIQEKIARMLGLKFEAGEDRAGRLMQRLKREKKILVILDDIWEKLGLGKIGIPYGDDHKGCKVLLTSRERQVLSKDMYTQKEFHLQHLSEDEAWNLFKKTAGESVEKPELRPIAVDVAKKCDGLPVAIVTIANALRGEMVGVWENALEELRRSAPTNIRGVTKGVYSCLELSYNHLEGDEVKSLFLLCALLGDGDISMDRLLQFAMCLNLFERTYSWEKAINKLITLVENLKVSSLLLDHEGDGDSSSSLLFDQAFVRMHDVVRDVARSIASKDPHRFVVREAVGSQEAAELREWQKTDECRNCTRISLICRNMDELPQGLVCPQLEFFLLNSSNDDPYLKIPDAFFQDTKQLRILDLSKVSLTPSPSSLGFLSNLQTLRLNQCQIQDITVIGELKKLQVLSLAESNIEQLPNEVAQLSDLRMLDLRYCDSLEVIPRNVISSLSQLEYLSMKGSFRIEWEAEGFNRGERINACLSELKHLSSLRTLELQLSNLSLFPEDGVPFENLNLTRYSIVISPYRIRNDEYKASSRRLVFQGVTSLYMVKCFSKLLKRSQVLDLGELDDTKHVVYELDKEGFVELKYLTLSGCPTVQYILHSSTSVEWVPPPNTFCMLEELILDGLDNLEAVCHGPIPMGSFGNLRILRLESCERLKYVFSLPTQHGRESAFPQLQHLELSDLPELISFYSTRCSGTQESMTFFSQQVALPGLESLYTDGLDNIRALCLDQLPANSFSKLRKLQVRGCNKLLNLFPVSVASALVQLEDLYISASGVEAIVANENEDEASPLLLFPNLTSLTLFSLHQLKRFCSGRFSSSWPLLKELEVVDCDKVEILFQQINLECELEPLFWVEQEAFPNLEELTLSLKGTVEIWRGQFSRVSFSKLSVLTIKEYHGISVVIPSNMVQILHNLEKLEVRMCDSVNEVIQVEIVGNDGHELIDNEIEFTRLKSLTFYHLPNLKSFCSSTRYVFKFPSLETMKVGECHGMEFFCKGVLNAPRLKSVQDEFFRRILAR
- the LOC100855173 gene encoding probable disease resistance protein At4g27220 isoform X3, encoding MVDIVISVAAKVAEYLVGPIIRPLGYVVNYRHNITDLNQKIQSLHLERERLQIPVDDANRQRDEIFSDVQEWLTYAEGIIQKRDDFNEDERKASKSCFYLKSRYQLSKQAKKQAAEIVDKIQEAHNFGGRVSHRAPPPPPPFISSASFKDYEAFQSRESTFNQIMEALRNEDMRMLGVWGMGGVGKTTLVKQVAQQAEEDKLFHKVVLVLHISQTPNITEIQEKIARMLGLKFEAGEDRAGRLMQRLKREKKILVILDDIWEKLGLGKIGIPYGDDHKGCKVLLTSRERQVLSKDMYTQKEFHLQHLSEDEAWNLFKKTAGESVEKPELRPIAVDVAKKCDGLPVAIVTIANALRGEMVGVWENALEELRRSAPTNIRGVTKGVYSCLELSYNHLEGDEVKSLFLLCALLGDGDISMDRLLQFAMCLNLFERTYSWEKAINKLITLVENLKVSSLLLDHEGDGDSSSSLLFDQAFVRMHDVVRDVARSIASKDPHRFVVREAVGSQEAAELREWQKTDECRNCTRISLICRNMDELPQGLVCPQLEFFLLNSSNDDPYLKIPDAFFQDTKQLRILDLSKVSLTPSPSSLGFLSNLQTLRLNQCQIQDITVIGELKKLQVLSLAESNIEQLPNEVAQLSDLRMLDLRYCDSLEVIPRNVISSLSQLEYLSMKGSFRIEWEAEGFNRGERINACLSELKHLSSLRTLELQLSNLSLFPEDGVPFENLNLTRYSIVISPYRIRNDEYKASSRRLVFQGVTSLYMVKCFSKLLKRSQVLDLGELDDTKHVVYELDKEGFVELKYLTLSGCPTVQYILHSSTSVEWVPPPNTFCMLEELILDGLDNLEAVCHGPIPMGSFGNLRILRLESCERLKYVFSLPTQHGRESAFPQLQHLELSDLPELISFYSTRCSGTQESMTFFSQQVALPNLESLFVGTLDNIRALRPDQLPANSFSKLRKLEVILCNKLLNLFPLSVASALVQLEDLWISWSGVEAIVANENEDEAAPLLLFPNLTSLTLRYLHQLKRFCSGRFSSSWSLLKKLEVDNCDKVEILFQQIGLECELEPLFWVEQVAFPSLESLFVCNLHNIRALWPDQLPANSFSKLRKLRVSKCNKLLNLFPLSMASALMQLEDLHISGGEVEAIVTNENEDEAAPLFLFPNLTSLTLRDLHQLKRFCSGRFSSSWPLLKKLEVLDCDKVEILFQQISLECELEPLFWVEQVALPGLESLYTDGLDNIRALCLDQLPANSFSKLRKLQVRGCNKLLNLFPVSVASALVQLEDLYISASGVEAIVANENEDEASPLLLFPNLTSLTLFSLHQLKRFCSGRFSSSWPLLKELEVVDCDKVEILFQQINLECELEPLFWVEQEAFPNLEELTLSLKGTVEIWRGQFSRVSFSKLSVLTIKEYHGISVVIPSNMVQILHNLEKLEVRMCDSVNEVIQVEIVGNDGHELIDNEIEFTRLKSLTFYHLPNLKSFCSSTRYVFKFPSLETMKVGECHGMEFFCKGVLNAPRLKSVQDEFFRRILAR
- the LOC100855173 gene encoding probable disease resistance protein At4g27220 isoform X4 codes for the protein MVDIVISVAAKVAEYLVGPIIRPLGYVVNYRHNITDLNQKIQSLHLERERLQIPVDDANRQRDEIFSDVQEWLTYAEGIIQKRDDFNEDERKASKSCFYLKSRYQLSKQAKKQAAEIVDKIQEAHNFGGRVSHRAPPPPPPFISSASFKDYEAFQSRESTFNQIMEALRNEDMRMLGVWGMGGVGKTTLVKQVAQQAEEDKLFHKVVLVLHISQTPNITEIQEKIARMLGLKFEAGEDRAGRLMQRLKREKKILVILDDIWEKLGLGKIGIPYGDDHKGCKVLLTSRERQVLSKDMYTQKEFHLQHLSEDEAWNLFKKTAGESVEKPELRPIAVDVAKKCDGLPVAIVTIANALRGEMVGVWENALEELRRSAPTNIRGVTKGVYSCLELSYNHLEGDEVKSLFLLCALLGDGDISMDRLLQFAMCLNLFERTYSWEKAINKLITLVENLKVSSLLLDHEGDGDSSSSLLFDQAFVRMHDVVRDVARSIASKDPHRFVVREAVGSQEAAELREWQKTDECRNCTRISLICRNMDELPQGLVCPQLEFFLLNSSNDDPYLKIPDAFFQDTKQLRILDLSKVSLTPSPSSLGFLSNLQTLRLNQCQIQDITVIGELKKLQVLSLAESNIEQLPNEVAQLSDLRMLDLRYCDSLEVIPRNVISSLSQLEYLSMKGSFRIEWEAEGFNRGERINACLSELKHLSSLRTLELQLSNLSLFPEDGVPFENLNLTRYSIVISPYRIRNDEYKASSRRLVFQGVTSLYMVKCFSKLLKRSQVLDLGELDDTKHVVYELDKEGFVELKYLTLSGCPTVQYILHSSTSVEWVPPPNTFCMLEELILDGLDNLEAVCHGPIPMGSFGNLRILRLESCERLKYVFSLPTQHGRESAFPQLQHLELSDLPELISFYSTRCSGTQESMTFFSQQAAFPALESLRVRRLDNLKALWHNQLPTNSFSKLKGLELIGCDELLNVFPLSVAKVLVQLEDLKISFCEVLEAIVANENEDEATSLFLFPRLTSLTLNALPQLQRFCFGRFTSRWPLLKELEVWDCDKVEILFQEIDLKSELDNKIQQSLFLVEKVALPGLESLYTDGLDNIRALCLDQLPANSFSKLRKLQVRGCNKLLNLFPVSVASALVQLEDLYISASGVEAIVANENEDEASPLLLFPNLTSLTLFSLHQLKRFCSGRFSSSWPLLKELEVVDCDKVEILFQQINLECELEPLFWVEQEAFPNLEELTLSLKGTVEIWRGQFSRVSFSKLSVLTIKEYHGISVVIPSNMVQILHNLEKLEVRMCDSVNEVIQVEIVGNDGHELIDNEIEFTRLKSLTFYHLPNLKSFCSSTRYVFKFPSLETMKVGECHGMEFFCKGVLNAPRLKSVQDEFFRRILAR